A stretch of the Conger conger chromosome 3, fConCon1.1, whole genome shotgun sequence genome encodes the following:
- the LOC133123847 gene encoding class I histocompatibility antigen, F10 alpha chain-like: MPMRNWMCEGGGHDLWNTVRRLNMEQWDRGRTAILNDKGIQMAGAAVLQGRFGCEIELNPNLRITRTFAQFGWNGEDFLSFNFSRQKWEASLGSAVPIETKWNSDTDIIKNITFYLDFLCVRHVMRSSSYEEKESQETPQPTAALFAKRYPNTGKVILTCLVSGFRCINMTVGFYRDKDILAEKDGLLSTGIRPNGDGTCQLRKSLDISNSTEESYSCGLHFGHLTAKWDGKIWDLAVDHSKRHHYWLLWLLAPIVLFILMLMLIWFTAVKQDKFTTEV; encoded by the exons ATGCCCATGCGAAACTGGATGTGTGAAGGTGGCGGCCATGATCTGTGGAACACAGTCAGACGCCTCAATATGGAGCAATGGGACAGGGGCAGAACTGCCATCTTAAATGACAAAGGAATTCAAATGGCTG GTGCTGCCGTCCTGCAGGGGAGATTCGGCTGTGAGATCGAGctaaacccgaatttaagaaTTACGAGGACCTTTGCACAGTTCGGATGGAATGGAGAAGACTTCCTGTCTTTCAACTTTTCCAGGCAAAAGTGGGAGGCTTCACTGGGATCTGCTGTCCCAATTGAAACCAAGTGGAACAGTGACACGGACATCATCAAAAATATCACATTCTACTTAGACTTCCTCTGCGTGAGACATGTGATGAGAAGTTCGTCCTACGAAGAAAAAGAGAGCCAGGAGACAC CTCAGCCCACTGCTGCATTATTCGCTAAGAGATACCCGAACACTGGGAAGGTTATTCTTACCTGCCTAGTTTCAGGATTTCGCTGCATTAACATGACGGTGGGGTTTTATCGGGATAAAGACATCTTGGCTGAAAAAGATGGCCTTTTGTCCACTGGGATCAGACCGAACGGGGATGGGACCTGCCAGCTGAGAAAGAGCTTGGACATCTCAAACAGCACTGAGGAGTCCTATAGCTGTGGACTCCATTTTGGACATCTGACGGCCAAATGGG ACGGGAAGATATGGGACCTGGCTGTAGACCATAGCAAGAGGCATCACTACTGGTTACTATGGTTACTAGCACCtatagtgcttttcattttgatgCTGATGCTCATATGGTTCACAGCTGTGAAACAGGACAAATTCACCACGGAAGTGTGA
- the LOC133123153 gene encoding class I histocompatibility antigen, Gogo-C*0203 alpha chain-like produces MPMRNWMREGDGHELWNTVRRLNMQQWDRGRTAILNNKGIQMAGAAVLQGRFGCEIELNPNLKITRTFAQFGWNGEDFLSFNFSRQKWEASLGSAVPIETKWNSDTDIIKNITFYLDFLCVRHVMRSSSYEEKESQETPQPTAALFAKRYPNTGKVILTCLVSGFRCINMTVGFYRDEDILAEKDGLLSTGIRPNGDGTCQLRKSLDISNSTEESYSCGVHFGNLTVKWDGKIWDLAVDHSKRHHYWLLWLLAPIVLFILMLMLIWFTAVKQDKFTTEV; encoded by the exons ATGCCCATGCGAAACTGGATGCGTGAAGGTGACGGCCATGAGCTGTGGAACACAGTCAGACGCCTCAATATGCAGCAATGGGACAGAGGCAGAACTGCCATCTTAAATAACAAAGGAATTCAAATGGCTG GTGCTGCCGTCCTGCAGGGGAGATTCGGCTGTGAGATCGAGCTAAACCCGAATTTAAAAATTACGAGGACCTTTGCACAGTTCGGATGGAATGGAGAAGACTTCCTGTCCTTCAACTTCTCCAGGCAAAAGTGGGAGGCTTCACTGGGATCTGCTGTCCCAATTGAAACCAAGTGGAACAGTGACACGGACATCATCAAAAATATCACATTCTACTTAGACTTCCTCTGCGTGAGACATGTGATGAGAAGTTCGTCCTACGAAGAAAAAGAGAGCCAGGAGACAC CTCAGCCCACTGCTGCATTATTCGCTAAGAGATACCCGAACACTGGGAAGGTTATTCTTACCTGCCTAGTTTCAGGATTTCGCTGCATTAACATGACGGTGGGGTTTTATCGGGATGAAGACATCTTGGCTGAAAAAGATGGCCTTTTGTCCACTGGGATCAGACCGAACGGGGATGGGACCTGCCAGCTGAGAAAGAGCTTGGACATCTCAAACAGTACTGAGGAGTCCTATAGCTGTGGAGTCCATTTTGGAAATCTGACGGTCAAATGGG ACGGGAAGATATGGGACCTGGCTGTAGACCATAGCAAGAGGCATCACTACTGGTTACTATGGTTACTAGCACCtatagtgcttttcattttgatgCTGATGCTCATATGGTTCACAGCTGTGAAACAGGACAAATTCACCACGGAAGTGTGA